A portion of the Adhaeribacter radiodurans genome contains these proteins:
- a CDS encoding nuclear transport factor 2 family protein yields the protein MKKIYVLCLLWVGLSWSSWAQTADEKQVAAAVEIFKNALTTADKKLLESITADELSYGHSSGKVEDKAAFVNGVLNDPIKFNIIDLQDQTIRVAGNTALVRHAFNAKITNNGTPGEIKIRNLLVWQKQKGQWKLLARQAFKVP from the coding sequence ATGAAAAAAATATATGTCTTGTGCCTCCTTTGGGTAGGACTTTCTTGGAGTAGTTGGGCGCAAACCGCCGATGAAAAGCAAGTAGCCGCTGCCGTAGAAATTTTTAAAAATGCCTTAACCACTGCCGATAAAAAATTGCTGGAGTCTATAACTGCCGACGAGCTAAGCTATGGACACTCCAGCGGAAAAGTAGAAGATAAGGCTGCTTTTGTGAATGGCGTATTAAACGACCCGATTAAGTTTAATATTATTGATTTACAAGATCAAACCATCCGGGTGGCGGGTAATACGGCTTTGGTGCGGCACGCTTTTAATGCCAAGATTACGAATAACGGTACGCCCGGCGAAATCAAAATCCGGAATTTACTGGTATGGCAAAAGCAGAAAGGGCAATGGAAACTTCTGGCCCGGCAAGCTTTTAAAGTGCCTTGA
- a CDS encoding bile acid:sodium symporter family protein: protein MKKNSIYKVALGVAAVALLAALVFIFSGNNAQAGPLFILFFVALGVGFRGFAVTKGFAYTMMIFAAVTTALNFPQYFVEVNGFKFAALITPLIQIIMFGMGTEMGLKDFAGVLKMPKAVLIGLVGHFTVMPLLGFSLAKAFGFPPEIAAGVVLIGSMPCGLASNVMSYLANANLALSVTLTAVATLLAPFLTPMWMKILGGQFVEVDVLDMMWDIVKMVIFPIGGGLLFNKFFKGKADWVDKAMPLVSMIGIAFIITIITAAGRDNLIVIGPALIVCALIHNTGGYLFGYWIGRLFGLKERDARTIAIEVGMQNGGLASGLAKEMGKAATIGLAPAVFGPLMNITGSILASYWHRKPPRDEEETLNLEVNELAVKS, encoded by the coding sequence TTGAAAAAGAACAGCATTTATAAAGTAGCCCTGGGGGTAGCAGCCGTTGCTCTGCTGGCGGCACTTGTATTTATTTTTAGCGGCAACAACGCGCAGGCGGGTCCTTTATTTATTTTATTTTTTGTTGCTTTAGGAGTTGGTTTCCGGGGTTTTGCCGTTACAAAAGGCTTTGCCTATACCATGATGATTTTTGCTGCGGTAACTACCGCGCTCAATTTTCCGCAGTATTTCGTGGAAGTAAACGGATTTAAATTTGCCGCACTCATTACGCCACTTATTCAAATAATTATGTTTGGCATGGGTACCGAAATGGGTTTGAAAGATTTTGCCGGCGTTTTAAAAATGCCGAAAGCAGTATTAATTGGCTTAGTAGGTCACTTTACGGTAATGCCTTTGCTGGGATTTTCTCTTGCCAAAGCGTTTGGTTTTCCCCCGGAAATCGCGGCGGGTGTAGTTTTAATTGGCAGCATGCCTTGCGGCTTAGCGTCTAACGTAATGTCGTACCTGGCTAATGCGAATTTGGCTTTATCGGTAACCCTTACTGCAGTAGCTACTTTGCTGGCTCCTTTCTTAACTCCTATGTGGATGAAAATTCTTGGTGGTCAGTTTGTGGAAGTGGATGTTCTGGATATGATGTGGGATATCGTGAAAATGGTGATTTTCCCGATTGGTGGCGGTTTGTTGTTCAACAAGTTTTTTAAAGGCAAAGCCGACTGGGTAGATAAAGCCATGCCTTTGGTTTCAATGATCGGGATTGCCTTTATTATTACCATTATTACGGCAGCTGGTCGCGATAACCTGATTGTTATTGGTCCGGCTTTAATCGTGTGCGCCCTTATCCATAATACCGGTGGTTATTTGTTCGGCTACTGGATTGGCCGTTTGTTTGGTTTAAAAGAGCGCGATGCCCGTACAATTGCCATTGAGGTGGGTATGCAAAACGGCGGTTTAGCTTCTGGATTGGCCAAAGAAATGGGGAAAGCCGCAACCATTGGTTTAGCTCCCGCAGTATTTGGTCCGTTAATGAACATAACCGGCTCTATCCTGGCCTCTTACTGGCACCGCAAACCGCCCCGCGACGAGGAGGAAACCTTAAACCTGGAAGTGAATGAGCTAGCCGTTAAATCTTAA